The uncultured Desulfuromonas sp. genome has a segment encoding these proteins:
- the pstA gene encoding phosphate ABC transporter permease PstA, with protein sequence MSATNTTTTALVRSGAPQLERQLFERRALFNHVLTGITWMIALVGSVPLFSVIYMLLVEGGARLDWEALTALPPAGFDVGGGFGNAIIGTLVMVLIASLLSVPTGILAAIYLAILGPQSRLATVSRFVAKTLTGFPSILAGVFTYAILVVSFGYSALAGGVALSVLMLPTVLLAAEEAMKQVPQKMTDAAFGMGCTRTQVIWKIVLPTGLPGILTGVLLAIAGAAGESAPLLFTALFSNYYMSELIEPTASLSILIYNFSGMPFDNQIQLAWAASLVLVLIVLVFNIVARVLGRSKH encoded by the coding sequence ATGAGTGCGACAAATACAACAACGACGGCTCTGGTGCGCAGTGGGGCGCCACAGCTGGAGCGACAACTGTTTGAACGACGGGCGTTGTTCAATCATGTTTTGACCGGAATTACCTGGATGATTGCCCTTGTCGGCAGTGTGCCGCTTTTTTCCGTCATCTATATGTTGCTGGTCGAAGGCGGGGCGCGTCTGGACTGGGAAGCCTTGACTGCTCTGCCGCCGGCCGGCTTCGATGTCGGCGGCGGTTTCGGCAATGCGATTATCGGCACCTTGGTGATGGTGTTGATCGCCAGCCTGCTCAGTGTGCCCACTGGGATTCTCGCCGCCATTTACCTGGCGATTCTCGGCCCGCAGAGCCGGTTGGCCACGGTGTCCCGTTTTGTGGCCAAAACCCTGACCGGCTTTCCGTCGATTCTCGCCGGTGTGTTTACCTATGCCATTCTGGTTGTGTCTTTTGGTTACTCCGCTCTTGCCGGTGGCGTGGCCCTGTCGGTGTTGATGTTGCCGACGGTTTTGCTCGCCGCGGAAGAGGCGATGAAGCAGGTGCCGCAAAAAATGACCGATGCCGCTTTTGGTATGGGCTGCACCCGTACCCAGGTGATCTGGAAGATTGTTCTGCCCACCGGTTTACCCGGTATTCTCACCGGTGTGTTGTTGGCCATCGCCGGCGCCGCCGGGGAATCGGCACCGTTGTTGTTTACGGCATTGTTCAGCAATTACTACATGTCTGAACTGATCGAGCCGACGGCGTCGCTGTCGATCCTGATCTATAACTTTTCCGGCATGCCGTTTGACAACCAGATTCAGCTCGCCTGGGCCGCATCACTGGTGCTGGTGTTGATTGTTCTGGTTTTCAATATCGTCGCCCGGGTATTGGGGCGCTCTAAGCATTAA
- the pstC gene encoding phosphate ABC transporter permease subunit PstC — protein sequence MAENLFSNIDSQSSICNPPSKRDYQWDALFRVIAKSAAGFVILLLAFILWQLFIDAIPAISHSGLGFFTGTTWDGVKGEFGVLPEIWGTLYSSLIALLLGGVFGIFIAIFLTQDFISARLAGVFRTIVELLAAIPSVVYGLWGIYVLIPIIRPIANFFHEHLGFIPFFKTSLNGPGLAPAALVLSIMILPTVAALSVDAFRRIPYKVKEAAYGMGTTRWEAILKVMMPTASSGILAALVLAFGRALGETMALAMLIGNSNQINLSLFAPANTLASLLASNFPEAGAIEVQALMYAALVLLLITFVVNVLGLLIQQLAVRKFEGKS from the coding sequence ATGGCAGAAAACCTTTTTAGCAACATTGATTCTCAAAGTTCAATTTGCAATCCGCCCTCGAAAAGAGATTACCAGTGGGATGCCCTGTTTCGTGTGATTGCCAAGAGTGCTGCCGGCTTCGTGATTTTACTGCTGGCCTTTATTCTTTGGCAGTTGTTTATTGATGCGATCCCGGCGATTTCTCACAGCGGACTTGGATTTTTCACCGGCACCACCTGGGATGGTGTCAAAGGGGAATTTGGTGTTTTACCGGAAATCTGGGGAACACTGTACAGTTCTCTGATCGCGCTGTTGCTGGGGGGAGTCTTTGGTATTTTCATTGCGATTTTTCTCACTCAGGATTTTATCAGCGCCCGTCTGGCCGGCGTGTTTCGAACCATTGTCGAACTGCTGGCCGCAATTCCTTCCGTTGTCTACGGTCTGTGGGGGATTTACGTGTTGATTCCCATCATTCGACCGATTGCCAACTTTTTTCACGAACATCTGGGTTTTATCCCGTTTTTCAAAACCAGTCTAAACGGCCCCGGTTTGGCGCCCGCCGCCCTGGTCCTTTCGATTATGATTTTGCCTACCGTGGCTGCCCTGTCTGTGGATGCCTTTCGACGCATTCCCTACAAAGTCAAGGAAGCTGCTTACGGCATGGGAACCACGCGGTGGGAAGCGATCCTGAAAGTGATGATGCCAACGGCGTCTTCCGGCATTCTCGCGGCCCTGGTGCTGGCGTTCGGTCGCGCCCTGGGCGAAACCATGGCGTTGGCCATGTTGATCGGCAACAGCAACCAGATCAATTTATCGCTGTTTGCACCCGCCAACACCCTGGCCTCGCTGCTGGCTTCCAACTTTCCCGAGGCCGGGGCCATTGAAGTCCAGGCCTTGATGTATGCGGCGTTGGTGCTTCTGCTGATCACGTTCGTGGTGAATGTTCTCGGCCTGCTGATTCAACAGCTGGCGGTGCGAAAGTTTGAGGGAAAATCATGA
- the pstS gene encoding phosphate ABC transporter substrate-binding protein PstS — MKLAHVFVSGLLGFSILFGSTMAFAEVKLQGSGASFPFPIYSKWFRDYSRATDGVRVDYQAKGSGAGIRDYISQVVDFAGSDAAMNDKEIAKAKSGVILLPMTAGEIVLTFNLDGVKELNLPRDVYPLIFTGDITKWNDPKIVAANPGVHLPDRDISVVVRSDSSGTTYVFTGHLSHINDHFKTTIGQGKAPQWPASTRFVKAPKNDGITATVRQTPGSIGYIEYGYAKLTKSPTAKLENKEGHFVLAGAEAGSAALASAEFPKGNLPGSNVPDLRAWVYDPAGAQAYPIATFTWMIFPEKQDPEKAKAARDLIEYCLTEGQKTADSLGYIPLPKNIIETVRETAKLIK, encoded by the coding sequence ATGAAATTGGCGCATGTTTTTGTAAGTGGCCTATTGGGCTTCAGCATTTTATTTGGTTCAACCATGGCTTTTGCGGAGGTTAAACTGCAGGGCTCTGGAGCTAGTTTTCCCTTCCCGATTTATTCGAAATGGTTTCGTGATTACAGCCGTGCAACGGATGGTGTGCGGGTTGATTATCAGGCCAAAGGAAGTGGTGCGGGAATTCGTGATTATATCAGCCAGGTTGTCGACTTTGCCGGTAGCGATGCGGCCATGAATGACAAGGAGATCGCCAAGGCGAAAAGTGGTGTCATTCTGCTGCCGATGACGGCAGGGGAGATTGTGCTCACCTTTAACCTTGATGGCGTCAAAGAGCTCAATCTGCCCCGCGATGTCTACCCGTTGATTTTTACCGGCGACATCACCAAATGGAATGATCCGAAAATTGTCGCGGCCAACCCCGGTGTTCACCTGCCGGATCGTGATATCAGTGTTGTTGTGCGTTCCGATTCCTCGGGCACAACCTATGTGTTCACCGGTCATCTCTCCCATATCAACGATCACTTCAAAACCACCATCGGTCAGGGTAAAGCACCGCAGTGGCCGGCATCGACACGCTTTGTTAAAGCGCCGAAAAACGATGGCATCACCGCGACGGTTCGCCAGACTCCGGGTTCCATCGGTTACATTGAGTATGGTTATGCCAAGCTGACTAAATCACCGACCGCAAAACTGGAAAATAAAGAGGGCCATTTTGTTCTGGCCGGTGCCGAAGCCGGTTCCGCAGCTCTGGCCAGTGCCGAATTCCCCAAAGGCAATCTGCCGGGTTCCAATGTGCCTGATTTGCGTGCCTGGGTTTATGACCCCGCCGGCGCACAGGCGTATCCCATCGCCACGTTTACCTGGATGATTTTCCCAGAAAAACAAGATCCTGAAAAAGCCAAAGCGGCACGCGACCTGATCGAGTACTGCCTGACTGAAGGTCAGAAAACCGCCGATTCTCTCGGCTATATTCCACTGCCGAAGAACATTATCGAGACCGTTCGCGAAACCGCGAAGTTGATCAAATAG
- a CDS encoding IS481 family transposase, with protein sequence MPWKEVKPMEQKLLFIADHLRRVANFSTLCKSYGISRRTGYKWLNRYRQLGLDGLQNQSRCPKTNPLKTPYCVREAIIKVRREYKDPPGAKKIKVLLEQEHPDWDIPSKTTIHKILLEAELITPSKSRRRVPVHPQPFAPVDKPNQVWSADFKGQFKTADGKWCYPLTIMDHHSRYLLACRTLSATTTDDTMAIFDQLFRQYGLPERIRTDNGAPFASSGLAGLSHLSKWWIRLGIAPERIMPGKPQQNGRHERMHSTLKKAAITPAAGNAQQQQKAFDHFIDTYNHKRPHESLGQKTPATVYVTSSKNMPEQLPELDYPAHFNICLVNHNGVIYHLKHRVYIACLLKGEKVGLEQTSDTQWNVYFANIKLGHFDMSDITTDRNGYISLNV encoded by the coding sequence ATGCCCTGGAAAGAGGTTAAACCTATGGAACAGAAGCTGCTCTTTATCGCCGATCACCTGCGGCGTGTCGCTAACTTCTCAACGCTCTGCAAATCTTATGGCATCAGTCGCCGCACAGGGTATAAGTGGCTCAATCGTTATCGCCAATTGGGACTTGATGGTCTCCAGAATCAATCGCGCTGCCCTAAAACCAACCCCTTAAAAACGCCCTATTGTGTTCGAGAGGCGATCATCAAGGTCCGTCGCGAGTACAAAGATCCTCCTGGAGCAAAGAAGATCAAGGTGTTGCTTGAACAAGAACACCCTGATTGGGATATCCCATCGAAGACAACCATCCATAAAATCCTCCTGGAGGCTGAACTGATTACGCCCAGCAAGTCTCGTCGGCGCGTTCCTGTTCACCCGCAACCTTTTGCTCCGGTTGATAAACCTAACCAGGTCTGGTCTGCAGACTTCAAAGGGCAGTTCAAGACCGCTGATGGCAAATGGTGTTATCCCCTTACCATCATGGATCATCACAGCCGTTATCTACTGGCCTGTCGTACGTTAAGTGCGACAACAACAGATGATACCATGGCGATCTTTGATCAATTATTTCGGCAATATGGCTTGCCGGAGCGTATTCGCACCGATAATGGTGCGCCGTTTGCCAGTAGTGGGCTTGCCGGATTATCCCACCTATCCAAGTGGTGGATTCGTCTGGGGATCGCCCCGGAACGCATTATGCCAGGGAAGCCGCAACAGAACGGACGTCATGAACGGATGCATTCCACCCTCAAAAAGGCTGCCATCACGCCTGCCGCTGGTAATGCCCAACAACAGCAAAAAGCGTTCGACCACTTTATTGACACCTATAACCATAAACGGCCCCACGAAAGCCTGGGCCAAAAAACTCCAGCGACAGTTTATGTGACGTCATCGAAAAACATGCCGGAGCAGTTGCCTGAGCTGGACTATCCTGCCCATTTCAATATTTGCCTGGTCAATCACAATGGCGTCATTTATCACTTGAAGCACCGGGTTTACATCGCGTGTCTGCTCAAGGGAGAAAAAGTAGGGCTGGAGCAGACCAGTGACACACAATGGAATGTGTACTTTGCAAATATCAAACTTGGTCACTTCGACATGAGTGACATAACAACGGATCGCAACGGCTATATCAGCCTCAATGTGTAA
- a CDS encoding chemotaxis protein CheW, with amino-acid sequence MSDEAYYKDVKVPKLLTGLINHMATVEGYREELSNLGNQWDLLTILGQMSGTGMDMTDTRLGFQRLTSELLGQLGLETLKTTVQEIGSKAQVAVDIVIRNLFERTADIGFLATDDDIRAFLTGVTDVDRQIAVIREQGELEPEQPGVAQIRADQAGRKAQIIERFQEYVAKYSVYYNIILLDPDGNVVVQLDQENTIQHSTDPLIREALNTHNEYVEAFRHTDLLASEERALIYAYRVTQTNESDSTPLGVLCLCFRFENEMEGVFKNLSSEGDWSVLSLLDKEGQVIASSDTYHIPLGAKMEIDPDADFRVTQFAGREYLATTCATKGYQGYFGLGWYGHVMIPLEHAFDKKSSSDLRQRVAPDILDAVMNDPRLFSEDLRSIPVQADHIQHELERTVWNGNVRESDAQSKVLLWNISDAGARTKMVFEKSIGNLHETVVSGILNDVQFQAALAVDIMDRNLYERANDCRWWALTSAFRSILTQPERSSADIDTMSSILAYINGLYTVYTNLFVYDLSGRILAVSNPSEARFVGTVLSEDWVRETLSLQDSQCYSVSSFDATPLYDTQHTYIYGAAITDPDNHGQCVGGIGIVFDSAPQFREMLRDSLPRSEKGEVLDGCFGVFTDRKRSIISSSDERFQVGEVMDIDPAFFTLPNGEGTSRIIPFNGYYYAVGARTSSGYREYKTNDGYLNDVIAMVFVPLAEVAERDKRVHRRREMGVACSTRDGGPDCIELATFYIGTKWLGINAGKVKEAITSEGITTVPGSHDFVIGKILYDSHIINVIDVRTQLKLPYEPFDPNAPIVVIETGKDCVGLVVDALGEIPEVCMDRVDKKKNVLDATGQYIECIIKPQPDSGSKELLVVIDPEKMVDILIGTFPG; translated from the coding sequence ATGTCAGACGAGGCGTACTACAAGGATGTCAAAGTTCCCAAACTGTTAACCGGTTTGATTAACCACATGGCGACTGTCGAAGGGTATCGGGAGGAATTGAGCAACCTTGGCAATCAATGGGATTTATTGACAATTCTTGGTCAAATGAGTGGTACCGGCATGGACATGACCGACACGCGTTTGGGGTTTCAACGGTTGACGTCTGAGTTGCTGGGGCAATTGGGGCTCGAAACACTCAAAACAACGGTCCAGGAAATTGGCAGTAAAGCGCAAGTGGCTGTTGATATTGTTATCCGCAATCTGTTTGAGCGAACCGCGGATATCGGTTTTCTGGCGACGGACGATGACATCCGCGCCTTTTTGACTGGAGTCACAGACGTTGATCGGCAGATTGCCGTGATTCGTGAACAAGGCGAGCTTGAGCCTGAACAACCCGGCGTGGCTCAAATTCGTGCGGACCAGGCCGGACGCAAAGCGCAGATCATCGAGCGTTTTCAAGAGTATGTCGCCAAGTATTCAGTTTACTACAATATTATTTTGCTCGATCCTGATGGCAATGTGGTGGTGCAGTTGGATCAGGAAAATACGATTCAGCATTCAACGGATCCCCTTATTCGGGAAGCTTTGAATACGCATAATGAATACGTCGAGGCGTTTCGTCACACGGACCTTCTCGCCTCTGAAGAAAGGGCTTTGATCTATGCCTATCGGGTCACTCAAACCAATGAATCGGATTCAACCCCGCTAGGGGTTCTATGCCTGTGCTTTCGATTTGAAAACGAGATGGAAGGCGTGTTTAAAAATCTCAGCAGTGAAGGGGATTGGTCGGTGCTGAGTCTCTTGGATAAAGAGGGCCAGGTTATTGCCAGTAGTGATACCTACCATATCCCTCTCGGCGCCAAGATGGAGATCGACCCTGACGCGGATTTTCGCGTGACCCAGTTTGCCGGGCGGGAATATTTGGCGACAACCTGTGCTACGAAAGGTTATCAGGGGTATTTTGGTCTGGGCTGGTACGGTCATGTCATGATCCCGCTGGAGCACGCCTTTGACAAAAAAAGTTCCTCTGACCTGCGCCAGCGCGTTGCCCCGGATATTCTTGATGCGGTGATGAATGATCCCCGTTTGTTCTCGGAAGATTTGCGCTCTATTCCGGTTCAGGCAGATCATATTCAGCATGAACTGGAACGCACCGTCTGGAACGGCAATGTGCGTGAAAGTGATGCGCAGAGCAAAGTGTTGCTGTGGAATATTTCCGACGCCGGTGCGCGCACCAAGATGGTATTTGAAAAATCGATCGGCAACCTGCATGAAACCGTGGTCAGCGGTATTTTAAATGATGTGCAGTTTCAAGCGGCTCTGGCCGTGGATATTATGGATCGCAACCTCTATGAACGGGCGAATGACTGTCGCTGGTGGGCACTGACATCGGCTTTCCGCAGTATCCTGACACAACCGGAGAGATCTTCAGCGGATATTGACACCATGTCTTCTATCCTGGCCTATATCAACGGACTCTATACGGTGTATACCAACTTGTTCGTGTATGACCTTAGCGGACGGATCCTGGCGGTGTCCAATCCTTCTGAAGCACGCTTTGTCGGCACGGTTTTAAGCGAGGATTGGGTCCGCGAGACCCTCTCTCTTCAAGATTCACAATGTTACAGTGTGTCCTCTTTTGACGCGACCCCCCTTTATGACACGCAACATACCTATATTTACGGCGCGGCCATTACTGATCCGGATAACCATGGGCAATGTGTCGGTGGAATCGGGATTGTTTTTGATAGTGCTCCGCAGTTTCGTGAAATGTTGCGCGATTCTTTGCCGCGTAGCGAAAAAGGAGAAGTGTTGGATGGTTGTTTCGGTGTTTTCACGGACCGTAAACGGAGCATTATCAGCAGTAGCGACGAGCGTTTTCAGGTCGGTGAAGTCATGGATATCGATCCCGCTTTTTTCACTCTGCCCAATGGTGAAGGGACCTCGCGTATTATTCCGTTCAACGGCTATTATTACGCGGTCGGAGCGCGAACCAGTTCCGGTTATCGCGAATACAAAACAAATGATGGCTACCTGAACGATGTCATTGCCATGGTTTTCGTGCCATTAGCCGAGGTGGCCGAGCGCGATAAGCGCGTCCATCGGCGTCGGGAAATGGGGGTCGCCTGCTCAACACGGGATGGCGGTCCCGATTGTATCGAATTGGCCACCTTTTATATCGGCACGAAATGGCTGGGCATCAATGCCGGCAAGGTCAAAGAAGCGATCACCTCAGAAGGGATCACAACCGTTCCCGGATCGCATGATTTTGTCATCGGTAAAATTCTTTATGATAGCCATATTATCAACGTGATTGATGTTCGTACTCAGTTGAAGTTGCCTTACGAGCCCTTTGATCCCAACGCTCCTATCGTGGTCATAGAAACCGGCAAGGATTGTGTGGGCTTAGTTGTCGATGCTTTGGGTGAGATTCCTGAAGTGTGTATGGATCGGGTGGATAAAAAGAAGAATGTTCTCGATGCGACAGGACAATATATTGAGTGCATCATCAAACCACAGCCGGACTCCGGCAGCAAGGAACTGCTCGTCGTCATAGACCCTGAAAAGATGGTAGATATCTTAATCGGCACCTTCCCGGGGTAG
- a CDS encoding HD domain-containing phosphohydrolase: protein MVKQTHKHKRFRPTIRLTVVTIFVMATVLTAALAVGLQYYFSRNMATHTSISRFDGLAVGAGEFVKGIDRQATQATRLLASYPGLVKEQWIRPQVRSLFAEFMTANPMFYAIYLGFDNNDFYELINLNSNAVVRRQLHALPEDRWVVVTVRSDGTDRIKSYAYLDETFQLRSRHTVPSDYNAISRPWFVQAGADRVNKTSPYLFQILQAPGQTYSMRLKGGGAVVAVDIALSSLSDYLAAQRINGVGDIYLYQKSGEVIASDLGEDRRKRMPHVEPLALSESEQAVVAAQGALKVSNETDWAPIDFAIAGQPNGYSIDYLSLISQLSGVSFEYVNGFTWLELVERFRNQEIDVLQSLFLTEQTRSLGLFSQPYLTLPYSLVSVADQKPLTHIRQMEGKTVAIPRGWSIIDVIQKNFPLITVKEVASSREVLEAVSRKQADAGLDFGEILHYTARKYFYSRLQFHDAVRFDPVPFPHQLHLAVSADKEALLPILNKAIAAVTDAQKRALAAKWFEDQPRHRQGIVPHEELVTLAKQPQNQRRLNRYTIDGEDCFIYVIPFAQEHWEDEYLAIVMPVNAVLEPALEKVTWSILFTVVFLLVLLPTPWIFASPIVSPIKALAEENEKIRLRRYDQLHIPDSHIKEIHDLGVSMRIMASSIREYEIKQKALLDAFIQLIAQAIDDKSPYTGGHCKRVPELAIMLAEKAEQSTLPSFADFSFGTEEKWREFRVGAWLHDCGKITTPEHIVDKGTKLEVIYNRIHEIRTRFEVLWRDAEIRYWQRCQQDPGHQFRHQEEMDAVHKQLQEDFAFVAEMNVGGESLDEQKRQRLQHLATVTWTRHFSDRLGLSPVEERRLIGEEVTLPSQESLLADKPEHVIPRDHAVRYDPHLGIRMEIPEHTANQGELYNLLIERGTLTMEDRFRINEHIISTIRMLEALPFPQEMARVPRYASTHHETMRGDGYPRRLLGEELSIPERIMALADIFEALTASDRPYHKAKPVSVAIDILHRMVEEEHVDRQVFELFLTSGVYLDYARRFLPAQQIDDVDISRYVHGDTTKV, encoded by the coding sequence ATGGTGAAACAGACTCACAAACACAAACGATTTCGTCCGACAATTCGCCTGACGGTTGTGACGATCTTTGTCATGGCAACGGTTCTGACCGCCGCGTTGGCTGTCGGCTTGCAATATTATTTCAGCCGCAATATGGCAACCCATACGTCGATCAGCCGTTTTGACGGTTTGGCGGTCGGGGCTGGAGAATTTGTCAAAGGGATCGACCGCCAGGCGACTCAGGCAACCCGTCTGCTGGCGAGTTACCCCGGTCTGGTCAAAGAGCAATGGATTCGCCCTCAGGTGCGCAGCCTGTTTGCTGAATTTATGACGGCCAATCCCATGTTCTACGCCATTTATCTGGGGTTTGATAACAATGACTTTTATGAATTGATTAATCTCAACAGCAACGCCGTTGTCCGCCGCCAGCTCCACGCCTTGCCCGAGGATCGCTGGGTGGTGGTCACCGTTCGTAGCGATGGGACTGATCGCATCAAGAGCTATGCCTATCTGGATGAGACGTTTCAACTGCGCTCCCGGCATACGGTCCCCAGTGACTATAACGCCATCAGCCGCCCGTGGTTTGTCCAGGCAGGAGCAGATCGCGTGAACAAAACCTCTCCGTATCTATTTCAGATACTTCAGGCACCGGGACAAACCTATTCGATGCGCCTCAAAGGTGGTGGTGCCGTGGTCGCGGTTGATATTGCCCTGAGTTCACTGTCTGACTATTTGGCGGCACAACGCATTAACGGTGTCGGAGATATTTACCTGTATCAGAAAAGCGGTGAGGTGATCGCCTCGGATCTCGGCGAGGATCGCCGTAAAAGAATGCCGCACGTTGAGCCTCTGGCGTTGTCGGAAAGCGAGCAGGCCGTTGTTGCGGCTCAGGGAGCGCTTAAAGTATCCAACGAAACGGACTGGGCGCCGATAGATTTTGCCATAGCCGGCCAGCCGAACGGCTACAGCATTGATTATTTATCGCTGATTTCCCAATTGAGCGGTGTGTCGTTTGAATATGTCAACGGTTTTACCTGGCTGGAGTTGGTCGAGCGTTTTCGCAATCAGGAGATTGATGTCTTACAGTCGCTCTTTCTCACCGAGCAAACGCGATCGCTGGGACTTTTTTCACAACCGTACCTCACGTTGCCATACTCTCTGGTGTCTGTGGCCGACCAAAAGCCATTGACCCATATTCGTCAGATGGAAGGCAAGACCGTGGCCATTCCCAGAGGCTGGTCAATCATTGATGTCATCCAGAAGAACTTTCCTCTCATTACCGTGAAGGAGGTGGCGTCCAGTCGCGAGGTGCTCGAAGCGGTCAGCCGTAAACAGGCGGATGCTGGTTTGGATTTTGGCGAAATACTTCATTATACGGCTCGGAAATATTTTTATAGCCGGTTGCAATTTCATGATGCTGTCCGGTTTGATCCGGTTCCCTTTCCTCATCAACTCCATCTGGCGGTTTCTGCCGATAAAGAAGCATTGCTGCCGATTTTGAATAAAGCCATTGCCGCTGTGACAGATGCTCAGAAGAGGGCGTTGGCTGCCAAGTGGTTTGAAGACCAGCCACGACACAGGCAGGGGATTGTTCCTCACGAGGAGCTGGTGACTCTGGCCAAACAACCCCAAAATCAACGTCGTTTAAATCGCTACACCATTGACGGCGAAGATTGTTTTATTTATGTGATTCCTTTTGCTCAGGAGCACTGGGAGGATGAGTATCTGGCCATCGTCATGCCGGTCAATGCTGTGTTGGAACCGGCCTTGGAAAAAGTTACCTGGTCGATTCTGTTTACCGTGGTTTTTTTGCTGGTGCTGCTGCCGACACCATGGATTTTTGCTTCGCCCATTGTGTCCCCGATTAAAGCTCTGGCAGAGGAAAATGAAAAAATTCGTTTGCGTCGTTATGACCAGCTGCACATTCCCGACAGTCATATCAAGGAGATTCATGACCTCGGTGTGTCGATGAGAATCATGGCCTCCTCAATCCGTGAATATGAAATCAAACAGAAAGCTCTGCTGGATGCGTTTATTCAGCTGATCGCTCAGGCGATTGACGACAAATCTCCCTATACCGGCGGTCATTGTAAACGGGTGCCGGAACTGGCGATCATGCTGGCGGAAAAAGCGGAACAAAGCACCTTGCCGTCCTTTGCCGATTTTAGTTTTGGAACAGAAGAGAAATGGCGCGAATTTCGTGTCGGAGCGTGGCTGCACGATTGCGGGAAGATTACCACGCCTGAGCATATCGTTGACAAGGGCACCAAGCTGGAAGTCATTTATAATCGTATTCATGAAATACGCACCCGGTTTGAAGTGCTGTGGCGTGATGCCGAGATTCGTTACTGGCAACGTTGCCAACAGGATCCCGGCCATCAATTCCGCCACCAGGAAGAGATGGACGCCGTCCACAAGCAGTTACAGGAGGATTTTGCCTTTGTCGCCGAGATGAATGTCGGTGGTGAATCCCTTGATGAGCAAAAGAGGCAGCGTCTGCAACACCTTGCCACAGTGACCTGGACACGACATTTCAGTGACCGGTTGGGGCTGTCACCTGTGGAAGAGAGGCGGCTGATCGGTGAAGAAGTGACGTTGCCCAGTCAGGAGTCGCTTCTGGCGGATAAACCCGAGCACGTGATTCCACGTGACCATGCTGTGCGCTACGATCCCCATTTGGGGATTCGTATGGAGATTCCTGAACATACCGCTAATCAGGGTGAACTGTATAACCTGCTTATTGAGCGGGGCACGTTGACCATGGAAGATCGCTTCAGGATTAATGAACATATTATCAGTACCATCCGCATGCTGGAGGCATTGCCGTTCCCACAGGAGATGGCGCGTGTGCCCCGCTATGCTTCGACGCACCACGAAACGATGAGAGGCGATGGTTATCCACGGCGACTCCTCGGTGAAGAGCTCTCCATCCCGGAGCGGATCATGGCCCTGGCGGATATTTTTGAAGCCCTGACCGCATCGGACCGGCCGTACCACAAAGCCAAGCCCGTCAGCGTTGCCATCGATATTCTGCATCGTATGGTGGAAGAGGAGCATGTGGACCGCCAGGTCTTTGAGCTGTTTCTGACCAGTGGCGTGTACCTGGATTATGCGCGGCGCTTTCTACCGGCACAGCAGATTGATGACGTTGATATCAGCCGTTATGTTCATGGTGATACCACGAAAGTGTGA